One Miscanthus floridulus cultivar M001 chromosome 11, ASM1932011v1, whole genome shotgun sequence DNA window includes the following coding sequences:
- the LOC136491616 gene encoding uncharacterized protein: MEAVPPLPPPPLQRRDAVPKRLCPRLSRKHQVEVPALAPCKALKVSTSSTAQWVVEAQAAIQHGAALARADLKELVAQGEATEVAMKQAEEEEPTPREAKAHESDGAEAPLVIKATEVEAEAHQTSEAKATEAGAPKTTEAEVAEAEAPGTTEARVAEAGMSMAKPVAPEAEMEAGQASIPPLVQGPPPSQESTQEVEVHSISSDDTSQGKEVADAKVASTVEQPASTSSEGSSALVRV, from the exons ATGGAGGCCGTGCCACCGCTGCCGCCACCACCATTACAGAGGAGGGACGCAGTGCCGAAGCGGTTGTGTCCCCGTttgag CCGGAAGCATCAGGTGGAAGTGCCTGCCCTGGCGCcatgtaaggcgctcaaggtgagcaccagctctaccgcccaatgggtggtggaggcacaagccgccatacaACATGGCGCGGCATTGGCGAGGGCCGACCTGAAGGAGCTAGTCGCCcagggagaggctaccgaggtggccatgaagcaggcggaggaggaggagcctacgcCCCGTGAGGCTAAGGCccacgagtcagatggggccgaggcgccctTAGTCATCAaggccaccgaggtcgaggcTGAGGCCCACCAGACTTCCGAGGCCAAGGCGACAGAGGCCGGGGCGCCCAagaccaccgaggctgaggtggcggaggccgAAGCCCCCGGGACCACTGAGGCTAGGGTGGCGGAGGCCGGCATGAGCATGGCGAAGCCGGTGGCCCCGGAAGCGGAGATGGAGGCAGGGCAAGCTTCAATACCGCCCCTAGTCCAAGGCCCGCCGCCGTCGCAAGAGAGCAcccaggaagtggaggtccattcgatctcctccgacgatacttcccaggggaaggaggtggcggatgccaAGGTGGCCAGCACTGTGGAGCAGCCAGCTTCGACCTctagcgagggaagctcggccctcgtgcgggtatag